tgaatctatctagctcccttttgaaccccgttatagtattggctgtcacaacaccctctggcaaggagttccagaggttgacagtgcgttgcatgaaaaaatactttcttgtgtttgttttaaacctgctacctattaatttcatgtggtgacccCTTGAGAAACAGTCCTGACCTAAGAAGCTTgttcagtaagactgctgaaagctcATGGTGAgagaactttgctttgaatttaatatCGTTTAAGTCAGACACCAGTAAGcgttttgtctttatttttcttgtaaccatttctgacttttatgcctcattacttgtactcacttaaaatctttctttgtagttaataaacgtgtTTTATTGGTTTATCTAATCCgatgtgtttaaactgaagtgtctgggaaactcctTTTGGAGTTGGCAAGTTGTGTGCATGttattcttttaaagaaataacagaccttaaataatttgtattgtccaggagagggctgggggtgtgttggggtcaccttgcaatataacccaggctggtgagagccagagtggaACCCAaatgtggctggcaggctgtagttacacacagacactcagggtgtggttGGCATGCTGGAATGCTGTTTGTGAGCGACCCAGGTGgaagctacttcagcaaggcattgtaaggcacccaaggttgcaggccAGATAtgacacagctgctcattagtctaGACTGTACCCTGGTATGGCACAATTGGGTAATCCAccacatcctccctaggcaagttgttccaatggttatttacaCACTCTGGTAATAAGTTGCATCTTACTTCTattcagaatttgtctagcttcagcatcTAGCTACTGGATCTTGCTATGCTAGCTTAAGGAGCCCTCTTCTATCAAAACCGTGCATTCACGCGTCAGTGCACCAAACGTCTGCATTAACAAGTGGAGGCTGGGTTGAGGACCCAGTGAAAATCAGGCCTGAAATTTTCTCTCGCCTCTTCAGCAACTGCTTTCTGTTAATTTTTGTCACTGCAGGTTGCTCAGCATGTGAACCAGAAGAACGGTTATTTCAAAAACTTTTCTCCCATTACAACCACTTCATCAGACCGGTGGAAAATGTATCTGATCCCGTGACAGTACATTTTGAAGTGGCAATTACACAGCTTGCAAATGTGGTAAGTTAATTACAGCATGCTTAATAGATACACGGGGGCTGACTTTAGAAGTTTACAAGCACAATTGCATGCACATAATTTACACACATGATTGCACGTGCAATCAGCGTGGGTGCACATGCAAATAGCCATTTACAAGTTTCGTGTGTGTACAGACCTTGCCATTTTCTTTGCATGTTGTGTAGACGCAGTTCTGTAATCTTCAAGGCTCAGATGATTAGAAGTTTCTTGAGTTAACGGTTCAAGACGTACACGTGCAGAATCTGATTAAACTGTACTCTTTTGTGGATGGTTTAAAGGagttttcctgtttgctttttctctcacacacacactcacactgaCACATAAGTGGagctatatatatttttgcatattGAAAAATCATAAGCCAGCCTCTTGGATTTTATCAactaaggggcagattttcaaaggtatttgggtgcctacAGGTATACATGGgcacctagtggggttttcaaaagcgcctaggCACCTGCCTCCCAATGGGcctaggtgcatttgaaaatcctcTTAGGCActtagctgcatctttaggtacctaaaggcCTTTAAAGTCTGGCCCCAAATGCTTAACTTTTATTACCCACCcgaagtaaggcctggtctacacctaaaatgtaGGTCAATCTAGCTACCTCTCTCAGGGCTGTGTAAAATGTCACACCCTGAGTGCTGTAGTTAGGTtgagcagtgtagacacagctaggtctaTGGAATTCTTCTATCATCCTAGtaactgcctcttggagaggtgaattaactacactgatgggaaaaaccccttctgtccaTGTAGGGAGCGTCTATACTCTGCTCCTACCGGGCATAGCGGCAGCTCTGTACTTGTGCCACTGCAgccgtagtgtagacagggcctaagctCTCACAGATAGGCTGCTGTTTGCAATTAACGCATGTTCCCAAGCCTCTGCAATCTCTCTCTTTAGGGCCCCAATGCAACAGCCATTGAATTCAGTACTAGCGTGAGTGCATTTACGTTAGAGGTTTGCACTGGCATGACTACATCGACGTAGTTACACTGGGGCAGTTTTCCTTAACGTTGACAAAGCATTGCattgtgtgttgtgttgtgtagACGCAGCACATTAAaccagcagagcacttaaacaCCTGTGTAACTTTGTGTCCACTGACTACAATGGGATGTAGtcgggtgcttaaagttaggcatgtactTCAGGACTTTGCTGGCTCAAGACCTATGTGTGTTTTGGTTCCTGTCTGTCTTGGGCTAGCCGGTAAATGTCTCCGGATGCTGTATGGATGTGTGGGACTGAAAAGTGTCCATCGATTTATGTCTCTCTAGGATGAAGTCAATCAGATTATGGAAACCAACCTGTGGCTGCGACATGTAAGTGTCAGCACTGCGCATCGGTATGTGTTTTGCATCAGCACAGGGCTTTGAATGGCCTGAATTCGATCTAAAGACTAAACATCTCTTTGCTAATAGAAACACACTATGTCTGCACTAGAAACATTGCAGCAGCTGCATTCCTGGCAGAATTCCTGTACGCTGgggcttaggtcaacttaatgaCATGGCATGGAGCATGAAATTTTAACAacaaactttgtagtgtagaccagcccacagcTCAAGAGAACTCAGTCTAACCAAGGGCACAATTGAAAGGTTTCATAACTTAAGTGCCCTAATATTTGAAATTATGCAAAGGGTTCTCCCACATTTCTGTTGTGTATTCTTCTCCACCAACTGTGTTACTGTGCATTTCATCTGCTACATTTCATGTCATTGGGTGTGGCCTATGCACAAGAGGGACAATTAAATATGCAGGTCTGCACACAGACAGGAATAATTTCCTAAAAGCAATCTAAATGCCTGATTCATCCGGAAGCCAATAATTTTGGGTGCTTAACAGAGCAACCAAATTTGCTCCGATTTTCCAAATATTCAGGGAGATATTGTGCAGACAGGTGAACACTGTGATGTTGCTCAACGGCACACCCGTTCCTTCCTATGTAAACCCCCACTTGCATTGCTTGCGTAGCTTCCTGCAGCCGCTTTGCCCTTCGCACCAACAAAAAGAGCCGTGGCCACCAAAGAGAGAGTCAGGAGGTAACGTTCACTTGTATGCTTTCCTAGCAGGGTAAAAACATCTTTTAtctctcctgtgtgtgtgtgtgtgtgtgtgtgtgtctgtctgtctgtctgccttgtctataTAGACTGTAAATCCTCCAAGACAAGGACTGTCCTGTATGCGTATGTACAGCCCTGACCTTGGTTGGGCCTCTAGGCAGGACTGTGATCATAATGACAGCAGGCCCCGTGTCACCTGCCTGCATGGCAGAAGGATCTCCACACGAGACTCACATAGGTCAACGTGACTGGTGGCTATGGAGCAGCAGCAAGCCAGAAGTCAGGCCACATGAATGATCCCCAGTAATTAGAACCATAGCGCTATGCAAGGGAGGATGGAGTAACCATGAGCAGTCCTCTTGTGGACTGGACGCAGGACTGTTAAGTTAATTAACTTAAGACGTTGCATTGTGTCCCAAAGTTCTCCAAGTGCTGAGCCGTAGCTTTCTAGTGGTGCACCGCACCTTTTCCAGGCAAATCTTTACGCGTGAGTTGAAAACACTAGGCTTACAataattatttttccttcctttagATTTGGAATGACTATAAATTGCGATGGGATCCAATGGAATATGGTGGAATTGAATTTGTTCGGGTGCCGGCGGATAAAATTTGGAAACCCGATATCGTCTTGTATAACAAGTATAGTGCTTTTTACGTTTGCCATCTTTCAAAGGTCACCGTTTTATATAAGATGCTGTTTCACTTCCTTGTTCATATTGTTTACGCTGTGTCATTTGTATTTCTAGTGCTGTTGGGGATTTTCAAGTCGAAAGCAAGACCAAAGCTCTTCTTAAATATGATGGGATGATCACTTGGACTCCACctgctatttttaaaagctcCTGTCCTATGGAcatcacattttttccctttgaccATCAGAATTGTTCACTGAAATTTGGCTCCTGGACATATGACAAAGCCAAAATTGACCTCCTGATTATTGGATCCAAAGTGGATATGAATGACCTTTGGGAAAACAATGAATGGGAAATAGTTGATGCTTCTGGCTATAAACACgatataaaatataattgttGTGAAGAGATCTATACAGATATAACATACTCCTTTTATATCCGAAGGCTACCCATGTTTTACACCATTAATCTGATCATTCCCTGTCTCTTCATTTCATTCCTAACTCTATTAGTCTTTTACCTTCCGTCTGACTGTGGTGAGAAGGTGACCCTCTGCATCTCAGT
This genomic window from Trachemys scripta elegans isolate TJP31775 chromosome 6, CAS_Tse_1.0, whole genome shotgun sequence contains:
- the CHRNA6 gene encoding neuronal acetylcholine receptor subunit alpha-6, giving the protein MSLIKGCSACEPEERLFQKLFSHYNHFIRPVENVSDPVTVHFEVAITQLANVDEVNQIMETNLWLRHIWNDYKLRWDPMEYGGIEFVRVPADKIWKPDIVLYNNAVGDFQVESKTKALLKYDGMITWTPPAIFKSSCPMDITFFPFDHQNCSLKFGSWTYDKAKIDLLIIGSKVDMNDLWENNEWEIVDASGYKHDIKYNCCEEIYTDITYSFYIRRLPMFYTINLIIPCLFISFLTLLVFYLPSDCGEKVTLCISVLLSLTVFLLVITETIPSTSLVIPLVGEYLLFTMIFVTLSIVITVFVLNIHYRTPTTHTMPKWVKSVFLKLLPKVLMMTRPLEPQKEANSKKSKKGLANKSSKMKQYGDVKLYKEQRCCHCDKVNELVTGKRRLSPQPMKWGMEHVKYSAEVGEVISNVQFIAENMRSQNETKEVEDDWKYVAMVIDRVFLWVFIVLCVFGTGGLFLQPLIADT